In Aliarcobacter faecis, a genomic segment contains:
- the rplR gene encoding 50S ribosomal protein L18 encodes MSRVKDLAKKVALRIKRKKRVRASIFGTNEKPRVSIFKSNKYISAQAINDVEGRTLAAVSSQAMGLSGNKENAVKVAAEFASKLKAAGIESVVYDRNGYLYHGVVAAFADALRENGIKL; translated from the coding sequence ATGAGTAGAGTAAAAGATTTAGCAAAAAAAGTTGCTTTAAGAATTAAAAGAAAAAAAAGAGTTAGAGCTAGTATTTTTGGTACAAATGAAAAACCAAGAGTATCAATTTTTAAATCAAACAAATACATTAGTGCACAAGCTATCAATGATGTTGAAGGTAGAACTTTAGCAGCTGTTAGCTCTCAAGCTATGGGTTTAAGTGGTAATAAAGAGAACGCTGTAAAAGTTGCAGCTGAGTTTGCTAGTAAATTAAAAGCAGCTGGAATTGAGTCTGTTGTTTATGATAGAAACGGGTATCTTTATCATGGTGTTGTTGCAGCATTTGCTGACGCATTAAGAGAAAATGGTATTAAATTATAA
- the infA gene encoding translation initiation factor IF-1 has protein sequence MAKDDVIVVDGKVVEALPNAMFRVQLDNGHIVLCHISGKMRMHYIKILPNDTVKVEITPYSLDKGRITHRYK, from the coding sequence GTGGCAAAAGATGATGTAATTGTTGTTGATGGAAAAGTTGTTGAAGCTTTGCCAAATGCAATGTTTAGAGTTCAATTGGATAATGGACATATAGTTTTATGTCATATCTCTGGAAAAATGAGAATGCACTATATTAAAATTTTACCAAACGATACTGTAAAAGTAGAAATTACACCTTATTCATTAGATAAGGGTAGAATTACTCACAGATACAAATAG
- the rplO gene encoding 50S ribosomal protein L15 gives MILENLQPACGSTKNAKRKGRGQGSGNGKTAGKGNKGQKARSGYNVKRGFEGGQQPLARRLPKVGFVSRVVKPYSINVEKVTAIAELPEITVETIKSVYKLSKSVVKVKLIGATAKNLNAKIKDENVTTTGN, from the coding sequence ATGATATTAGAAAATTTACAACCAGCTTGTGGTAGCACAAAAAATGCTAAAAGAAAAGGTAGAGGACAAGGAAGCGGTAACGGTAAAACTGCTGGAAAAGGTAATAAAGGTCAAAAAGCTAGATCTGGATATAATGTAAAAAGAGGTTTTGAAGGTGGTCAACAACCATTAGCTAGAAGACTTCCTAAAGTTGGATTTGTATCAAGAGTAGTTAAACCATATTCGATTAATGTTGAAAAAGTAACTGCAATTGCTGAATTACCAGAAATTACAGTTGAGACAATTAAATCTGTATATAAATTATCAAAATCTGTTGTAAAAGTAAAACTTATTGGTGCAACAGCTAAAAATTTAAACGCTAAGATTAAAGACGAAAACGTTACAACTACTGGAAATTAA
- the secY gene encoding preprotein translocase subunit SecY, producing MSKDLVNKILITLGFILLYRLLAYVPVPGVNINVVKEFFDSNANNALGLVNMFSGNAVERLSIISLGIMPYITASIIMELLAATFPALGKMKKERDGMQKYMQIIRYSTIVITLIQSIGVSIGLNSLTGQNGQSAISIDMNTFIAVSAISMLTGTMLLMWIGEQITQRGIGNGISLIIFAGIVSAIPSAIGGTIDLVNNGQMHFLTVIGILVVILATVGAIIYVELGERRVPVSYSRKVIMQNQSKRVMNYIPIKVNLSGVIPAIFASAILMFPSTILQGSQNKYLMVIADYLNPSSYTFNIFMFLFVVFFAFFYASITFNAKDISENLKKQGGFIPGVRPGASTAEFLNGVAGRLTFWGAIYMGLISTLPWLIVKTMGVPFYFGGVSVLIVVQVAIDTMKKIEAQQYMNKYQTLSAVGL from the coding sequence ATGAGTAAAGATCTAGTAAATAAGATTCTTATTACATTAGGTTTTATTCTGCTTTACAGGTTATTGGCTTATGTGCCAGTGCCTGGAGTTAATATAAATGTAGTTAAGGAATTTTTTGATTCAAATGCAAATAATGCATTAGGTCTTGTAAATATGTTTAGTGGTAATGCAGTTGAAAGACTAAGTATTATCTCACTAGGAATTATGCCTTACATTACTGCTTCTATTATTATGGAACTTCTAGCAGCAACTTTCCCTGCACTTGGTAAAATGAAAAAAGAGAGAGATGGAATGCAAAAATATATGCAAATCATCAGATACTCAACAATTGTAATTACTCTTATTCAATCTATTGGTGTTTCAATTGGTTTAAACTCTTTAACAGGTCAAAATGGACAAAGTGCAATTTCTATTGATATGAATACATTCATTGCAGTTTCAGCTATTTCAATGCTTACTGGAACAATGCTTTTAATGTGGATAGGTGAACAAATAACTCAAAGAGGAATAGGAAATGGTATTTCTTTAATTATCTTTGCAGGAATCGTTTCAGCAATTCCAAGTGCTATTGGTGGAACTATTGATTTAGTAAATAATGGACAAATGCATTTCTTAACAGTAATAGGTATTTTAGTTGTTATTTTAGCAACAGTTGGAGCTATTATTTATGTTGAGTTAGGTGAAAGAAGAGTTCCTGTTTCATACTCAAGAAAAGTTATTATGCAAAATCAAAGTAAAAGAGTAATGAATTATATTCCTATTAAAGTAAATTTAAGTGGAGTTATTCCTGCTATTTTTGCTAGTGCAATTTTAATGTTTCCTTCAACAATTTTGCAAGGAAGTCAGAATAAATATTTAATGGTAATTGCAGATTATTTAAATCCTAGTTCATATACATTTAATATTTTTATGTTTTTATTTGTAGTGTTTTTTGCATTTTTTTATGCTTCAATTACATTTAATGCAAAAGATATTAGTGAAAACTTAAAAAAACAAGGTGGTTTTATTCCAGGTGTTAGACCAGGAGCAAGTACTGCTGAATTTTTAAATGGTGTAGCAGGAAGATTAACTTTCTGGGGAGCTATTTATATGGGATTAATTTCGACACTTCCTTGGTTAATTGTAAAAACTATGGGTGTACCATTTTATTTTGGTGGAGTATCTGTTTTAATTGTTGTTCAAGTTGCTATTGATACAATGAAAAAAATTGAGGCTCAACAGTATATGAATAAATATCAAACTCTAAGTGCGGTTGGACTATAA
- the map gene encoding type I methionyl aminopeptidase, with protein sequence MSIAIRKPQEIEKLRIANVAVAKTLKYLEENVKAGMSLKEVDAMGEKYIRNLGARPAFKGLYGFPNAICTSLNEVIIHGIPTDIVLKDGDILGLDIGTEVDGWYGDSAITMPIGQISKKDEDLIACAKDSLYYAIDIIEDGMRFKELSKAIEDFIVARGYQPLVRFCGHGIGRKPHEDPEIPNYLEHGNTKSGPKIKNGMVFCIEPMICQKDRNPVILKNGWDVVSADGLRGSHYEHTVAVVDGRAVILSKTEN encoded by the coding sequence ATGTCTATTGCAATTAGAAAACCGCAAGAGATTGAAAAACTCAGAATTGCAAATGTTGCAGTTGCAAAAACTCTTAAATATCTAGAAGAGAATGTAAAAGCAGGAATGAGCTTAAAAGAAGTTGATGCTATGGGTGAAAAATATATTAGAAATTTAGGAGCAAGACCTGCTTTTAAAGGTTTATATGGATTCCCAAATGCTATTTGTACATCTTTAAATGAAGTAATAATTCATGGTATTCCTACGGACATTGTTTTAAAAGATGGAGATATTTTGGGACTTGATATTGGAACTGAAGTTGATGGTTGGTATGGTGATAGTGCTATTACTATGCCAATTGGACAAATCTCTAAAAAAGATGAAGATTTAATTGCTTGTGCTAAAGATTCATTATATTATGCAATTGATATAATTGAAGATGGTATGAGATTTAAAGAGTTATCAAAGGCTATTGAAGATTTTATTGTTGCTAGAGGATACCAGCCACTAGTTAGATTTTGTGGGCATGGTATAGGAAGAAAACCACATGAAGATCCTGAAATTCCAAATTACTTGGAACATGGAAATACAAAATCTGGACCAAAAATAAAAAATGGAATGGTTTTTTGTATAGAACCTATGATTTGTCAAAAAGATAGAAACCCTGTTATTCTTAAAAATGGTTGGGATGTTGTTTCAGCTGATGGATTAAGAGGGAGTCATTATGAGCATACAGTTGCTGTTGTTGATGGACGAGCAGTTATTTTAAGTAAAACGGAAAATTAA
- the rpsE gene encoding 30S ribosomal protein S5, which produces MAVNREDFQEAIVKIGRVTKVVKGGRRFRFTALVVVGDKNGTVGFGTGKAKEVPDAIKKALDDAFKSLVTISIKGTTIAHDIEHKYNASKILLKPASEGTGLIAGGAARPVLELSGVKDIIAKSLGSNNPNNLVQATVEALARIKG; this is translated from the coding sequence ATGGCAGTAAATAGAGAAGATTTTCAAGAAGCAATCGTTAAAATCGGAAGAGTAACAAAAGTTGTAAAAGGTGGAAGAAGATTCAGATTTACAGCTTTGGTTGTTGTTGGAGATAAAAACGGAACAGTAGGATTTGGAACTGGTAAAGCAAAAGAGGTTCCTGATGCAATTAAAAAAGCATTAGATGATGCATTCAAAAGCTTAGTTACTATTTCTATTAAAGGTACTACTATAGCACATGATATTGAACATAAATATAATGCAAGTAAAATATTATTAAAACCAGCTTCGGAAGGAACTGGACTAATTGCAGGAGGAGCTGCAAGACCTGTTCTTGAGCTTTCAGGAGTTAAAGATATTATTGCAAAATCTTTAGGTTCAAATAATCCAAATAACCTTGTACAAGCTACAGTTGAAGCTCTTGCAAGAATAAAAGGATAA